From a region of the Patescibacteria group bacterium genome:
- a CDS encoding DUF86 domain-containing protein, protein MKKEVKIFIEDIKESIEKIEKYTNRMAKKDFLRDDKAQDSVMKRIEVIGEAVNNIPQEFRKKYHQIPWKDIVGMRNILIHEYFEINLERVWETVEEDLPILKKEILKILEQENEP, encoded by the coding sequence ATGAAAAAAGAAGTAAAAATATTTATTGAGGATATCAAGGAAAGTATTGAAAAAATTGAGAAATATACTAATAGAATGGCCAAAAAAGACTTTTTACGAGACGATAAAGCTCAAGATTCTGTGATGAAAAGGATAGAAGTTATCGGTGAAGCAGTAAATAATATTCCTCAAGAATTTAGAAAGAAATATCACCAGATTCCATGGAAAGACATTGTCGGGATGAGAAATATCCTTATTCATGAGTATTTTGAGATTAATTTGGAAAGGGTATGGGAAACAGTGGAAGAAGATTTACCTATTTTGAAGAAAGAAATTTTGAAGATATTAGAACAAGAAAATGAACCCTGA